The sequence AAAATCCTCAAATTTTGATAGACCGTTCTGAAAAGAGAATGGAATGTTTAGTTGGGAAAAGTTGTGGAGAGGAACCAATCTGCCAGCAACTCATAACTTGGCAATGTTTCTTGAATATACTACCGACtccttttaaatatatttaaatatatcGATCGAACAACCCAAAACACCGCCGGATTTAGGGTGCTCTTCTAAAGAATTACATCACACAGGAAGACAGGGAGCGAAAACGAATAAGAACGCCGAGAACACAACGATCTTTGATTTCGGAAACAAGCTGCTTGTTGAACCCTTTTCCTATTCCTTCGGTAAAGACACTGAAGTTGCTTCAGTATGGTTTTCCCCAACTATCAGTTGGGCTTTTGtttcctcttccttttcctctttcttcatTGCTTCGACCTCTTTCAGGTCCAAGAAGCTCGGCTGATTGGTTGACGACAGTAACCGTGCCCACATTCTGTCAGTGATCACAACCTTGTTCTGCCTCTCGGTCACCCGCTGCGCATGAAAGAACAATCAACTTGAGCATACAACTCAATCCCAAGAATGGCAATTTATGGCAGTATCCCAAAATGAAAGTGCTCTGGTATCCCCAATAATGTAACATCGATATTTTGCCTACGTTCTTGTATCACTTGCTTCATCGTATTGCCTATTAGCTTTTAAAGGGGAATGTAACATGCCAGAGTTTCCCCACTTCTGAATCATATGCTTCCCTTCTTTTACTGAGATAACTAATTAAACCAAGAGTAACTTTAACTTACACGGAATGGAATGTAAGCATGCCTCCCGTTAACAGGGCCGACAGTGAAGCCTGTGTATCCAGCCATCGCACCATGAATGGCACTGTGAGCAAGGAGGGTGCAATATACATTATCAGATGCATTACTTGGAATCGCACGGATCATGTAAGTAGGATCTGTAAGAAATGCACAACAGTTGTTAGGTTATGTAAGTTGTTCCATCAGGCTGTACGACAAACATCCGTAGAATCAGACAATAAACGGGTAATACTTAAAAATCCGAAAAGAGGCAATGATTCAGTATAACAAACCTATATATTTGAGATTTATAGCCATATTTCTCTGTTTCGAGAAGTGGTCCTACAAGAACATAATCAAAACCAATACAAATGGTAAGAAGTGGCATACCCACGGTCAAGTCACCTAAAAATGTTAGGGATAAACAACAGCATATGATGTCAACGTCATCAAACAAGTAGGCTACATTGCTTGTAACTACATTGTTTGCTTAAGATTAAAAGCATTTGGCTGCTTGACAGAGTCTTCTTGAGTCCCCCGCCTCGTTTTCTAATGGGCAGTAAtatcaaaaggaaaaaaggttATCGTACATCCCAACCCTATTCCAGAATGGACATGCTTACAACAGCGAAAGGTGTAATAAACAGACAACCACACTAATGAGGGCAGGGCTAACAAGATTTCTAACATCAGGCATAGAAATAACGCTGGCATCTTACCCTGATATTTTGAGATAACCAGAGACCAACATCTTGGAGAAGCTTATTTCCAGAAGCATCCTGTTGGTTCATGCTTTCAGCAAGAAGCTCTTGTCCTGCACCTTCAGCCATTACTATAACCAGGTGACCATCCTCCTTCAGTCTTCTTTCAATGTATTCATAAAGTCCGCCTGGTCCTTCCAGATAAAAAGGTGACTCTGGAATCAGACAGCAGTCGACGTCTCGGCTACCAAGAGTAGCATACATTGCTATGAAACCTGCGTGACAAGAGATTATCAGAATAAGAACTACATAACAGTGACTGTTCTACCCCACAGTTAGTCTCGTCAATGGATGCACATCGTCAACGACCCAATATATACTAAAGGATATCTAGTCAAAACGCAGAGGGCACAATTATTACACATGGTCAGGGAGAATCAAATTAACTGGAGAAATAAGATAGCATCAAGTGACATAATAACATCACATCGGAAGCCTATTTTCACATTATCTTCCTAAGATTATAGAGGAATGACACTTTACCACTGTAGCGGCCCATTAACTTGACGAAGCCAATACCATTCTCAACGCTTTCTGCTTCAACATGAGCTGCATTAATGGCTCGTTGAGCCTCCTCAACAGCAGTGTCAAAACCAAAAGACCTGTCTATAACCTAAATAAAAGCAATTATGGAACCCAAAATTAAGACACTGCTTCCAAGAGTGTGCTAGatttagatcaaatacataAGACGAGCAATGCACGGGATAAGGGGTACCGGAATGTCATTATCGATGGTTTTGGGAATTCCTGCCACCACTACTTTGAGGCCACGCCTCCTGATTTCCTGCATTGAATAATGGCAAGTAAATAACAAAATATTGGGCTCAACTTACTTATAATTTCATCCCATATTGTTGCCCAAAACTCTCAAGATTGTTGAATCTTCCAAATTCCTTGTGCCTGGGTAGCAATGGAGATGAATGCTAGTATGGCCCCATCAAACGGAATTACCTCAAAAATCACCGAAGCTCCTTTCTGAGTTCCATCTCCTCCAATTACATAAACCTGACGTGCACAAACATAGTTAGTCTATGCACAGAATttgtttgaagaaagaaaaggcaACATAAAATGAAATCTGAAAATCTAGAGTAACATAAGACAAGATCAACCTGATTAATTCCTCTGTCCTGGATGCTGTCCACAATCTTTGAGGTAACATGCCCACCTCGCGAGGTTCCAAGGATGGTGCCACCTCGTTTATGGATGTCATTCACAACCTTCGGTGTTAAGGGGATTGTATTTCTGGCATAAAACCCTCTATATCCACCCTACATGGAGAAAATTACTTCCTTAGTTCATGACATTGTTCAACTGTATGATAAAGATTATCATTGAATTGAGGGCCAAATTATCCACCAACAGGCCTAAAAGAAACCCACCATTATGCTGCAATAAAATTATAGTCTGTTATATTTACCTCATGTAGAATGAAAGCAAGGGAACAAAAAAGGTTCGGTTAACTTTTTATTCATGCACATTTACACAATTTATTCTCCTATTTTGCAATATGAAGATGGAGATTTAAAATGTCTTTTGAGTATATGTCAAAATGCCTTACCTCTATTCCGAGAATTCTTCTGACACCATACATGTGGTACAGACCGCATACTATTTCCCTAATAACTGTATTCAGTCCTGGACAGAGACCACCACATGTCACAATGCACGCATGCACatcatttgactcgaaatacaCCTGAGAAATATCCAATTGCATGTGATTTGTCTGGAATACATAACACAAGGACGATAAATACAGGGGAAATATTAGGAATGTAAAACCTTCTGACGTGGTCCAGAGCGTCGAAAGTGTGTCCCCCTTGGACTATCCTTATGAACAACAATCTATACAAAGCAAAACATTATAGAATTAGAGAACCTGAAGTTGTAACATATAGAAATGTTCATATCAGTACGAATTTGAgcaaaaaacaaatgcattatTAGTAGAGCAAGAACTGTATATTACTCACCTTTTGAGCAACGGTATCATCTGCATTAACGAAATACTGCCTGGCCAAAGCAAGATCAATTTTGTGAATTGTAAGATCACAGCAAAATGAGTCGAACGAAACACAATTGCAGTGAATGTGAAGCAAAGGAGCTGAAAGAGTCAAACTTACTTAACAACCGAATAGGACGGATTGTCTTGTAATGGATTGGGATATGTCTGCGAGATGCCATAAAACATATAAAACTGCGCGTTAGATTTCGTTTCCCCTTGCAGCAAAACAATCCAGTTAGAATTACAGAGAACTAATTCACCCCTCAAAGCACTCTTAGCAAAGCACAATTGTTACAAACACAAAAACTATAGAATTTGTTTTTCATGGATAATTAAGGGACTGTTTGGGACTCTTCTGCTCGCTTTTACTAGAAGTTCTTTTATTAAAAACACGCAGAAATATTCATTTCAAATCCAAGTGCTTCCTCGAATAGCAGTTGGAAGTGCTTGACGAAAAGCCGCTTCTCCAAAAAGCATTTCTACAACCCATAAACACTTGAAAGTTTTTCTCCATACGTAATCAGAAGCACTTCTGGTTGGCAGAAACCGCTTCTAACTCTTCCAGAGGCACTCCAAACAGGCCCTAAAGGTCATCACTTTTTTTCATTGAATCAAATCTAAAACAAATAATGTTAGTCGTAACAATTTACCATATCCACTGGGCGCAAaataccaaaaacaattaaaaattaaaagaaaagccACCACAATTCTGGTTACTGAAGAAACAACTAAAAGCTCAAGAAACTAATTATATGGAAATCAGATTACTTAAAACTTAAAACGCAACTTAAACAAGTCCCAGAAACAACAAAAGAACAAATCGAAAGCTTTTTCGTGATGGATCCAGTCCTCCCAAAACGCTGCGTTTCACTCACCACCTAAAAGCAGCCGGCACTACAACACCGAACATGCGAAACACCAACCAGAAGAAGATCGCATGTTTTTAGCAGCTACAAttattaaattctttttttttccgaattaaaaaaaaaaaatcagagtcTGCAAGTATGTGGCATATAACACTGTAACACTGATATTCCGATTAACTTTTTACCGATCAGCCAAACAAAGCCTTAGGAAATAGAGAagtaggggagagagagagttacggGGAGATCGGGGATGTAATCAACTAAGTGAGGAACATCTTCGAGGACGTAGCCACCGGGGCCGGTGGCGATTTTGAGCTCGGAGTTGTCGGAAATTGCCATGCTGCCACTGGAGCGGCCGTTCACTCGGGGAGTGGAGGGGCTGGAGGTGGGAGGGGAAGACGAGAAGTAGCGAGGGTGATCGGGAGTCGCAGGGTAAGAGTTACTAGGGTCGAAGCAGCGGAACCTGGGCCTAGAAATGGAAGCGGAGCTGGCCATATCTCCAGATTCGGGACTAGTACTAAAAAGGCAAGAGACTGCACCGCGTATTTGTAGCCGTTGATGACGATTAATCGGACAGCTCCCACGTATTGACTTGGAAAATTTACTTTTctgatttcattttttaaatgtgAATTTCTTGGGCGAGAATTTAGAACAGCTTCAAAGATTTTTTGAGAATGTATTGAATTATTTCTACGTACAAGGATGGGTTTGTCAATACACAATGCACATCTTTGTGATGAGGGTATTATTGTGTTATTGGTTTGATATGTCATGGTGGTGTTAAACGCGTTCCACCCAAGTCAGCCACTTTCTTTCTTAGAGCAATTCCAGCGGGGACAAAATGTCTCAGCCCTCAGTCCAAAAAACGTGCCGGGTCTCTGTCAATCAAGTCCACCCCATGAAATGAACTGGTACCCAGCCCGAGCTGGGCAAGAGCCCAGCCCGAGCTGGGCAAGAGCCCAGCCCAAAAGAGACTGAGACAGAAGCCGGGGAGGAAGCCTGGCGCGTGCGCTTCACGCAGCCGTGGCGCGAGTGCCTGACAAGCTTTCAGAGGCCGGGCCCGCGTGCAGGCGCTGTTAGTTCCACCCCCCGAGTTTGTGACGTGGCTCcctctctgccgttggatttccaacggctagttttctagaccgttggatttccaacggtaaaaaaaatttaaattttacttttaaaatagaccgtcggatcaaagatcaacggtccacgttttttttacaaaaagtaaaaaaaaaaaaaaaaaaaaagggcccgatggtcagaaatatgaccgttggccacgtggcaactccctagctcttggatttgaatatttttcaaatccaacggtccagattaattaactatattaaaattcattaaaaattattaaaaaaatacagaaaattttgaaaaatgttaattttttttcctataaatacctaaccctcatcttctacctttacaccacattccaatattttctacactttctatactatctacatttcaatattttctacactttaagagaaaaaaatatcttcgtggaagctcattgaagatgttacgttgtgtgaatgttgggttcacactactcatgatccgattacgggtaatgagatggataagcgagaaatgtggagtaaaattacgaaagcgTTTTGTGATGTACATGGAGAAAACGCCAgaactagtcaaggtcttcaaggtcgttggaaaaaactcaacgcatcctttacttgttggaaaaacgccatctctcatgcttccggtaacctccgtagtgggacaagtttagcggatcaggtgacaatatttttatttatttatatgcattccactcacattaatattttgatttatttaatttcgtatgtaatttttatgttatttcttatgtaatttttatttaatttcttatgtcatttttatttaatttcttatgtcatttttatgtaatttatatgcattccacccgtattaatattttgaatttatttatttgtgttacacccgcattttttaacactatgttatcccacatttttatagacactacaagctcaagcattctacaattcaaagaacgggaacaaatcattcactagatgggaatgttggcaaattgtcaaagattgccctaAATACAAAATTGTCGCAActggtccagaagttgtcatgcacggTATGGGTCTACATAGTTCTCCAGAACCAAACATGGCCAAACAAGAAGCCGACACATTTCAAGACACGGAAGGGATGCCTGAACAAGTGCCCGAGACCCAACCGACTCGTCAGTCCCTCAGGCCCGTAGGTAAAAAGGcgtcaaagaaaaaaggtagttcttccaagaatgactacactaaatatatggaggaacttactcgccaaggtgaactgaacatggcacgagaaaaggttagagatgaggaaaaagttgCTGCTATGGCAGCAATATTAGCAGCTACTGAGGCCCGTGATGCGGCggctgagagacaaagagaagtagTTAATCGAGAGAACGAGCTGGTTAGAGAAGCACTTCATCGAGAAAATGAATTGCTTCGAGAagaaaggatggctcaagcagatcgtgacactatgagcaagtctctagtaggactgtctccgaattctaaatatttttggacatcgGAAAAAAGAGATGTCATGCGAAGAaggcgtgcaagagatgcgGAAACAAGTCAAGGGGGTTCTAGCAACTTTTGTGACAACCAAGATCCTCGCTTCACATATCCTAACTCGAgagactttgtataatttttatgtattttttatgttttttctttcttttttcttttgaactttatttaatttcttatgtaatttcttatgtttttttctttttttaggtttgaactttatttaatttcttatgtaatttttatgttatttcttatttatttttaaaactttatttattttgtactttatttaaacacatgaaataagattacataaactcaccaaataaatttaaaaacaaaacacactacatagaattacataaactcaccaaataaatagaattacataaactcaccaaataaatttaaaaacaaaacacactacatagaattacataaactcaccaaataaatagaattacataaactcaccaaataaacttaaaaacaaaacacactacatagaataaatagaattacataaactcaccaaataaacttaaaaacaaaacacactacatagaattacataaactcaccaaatacatagaattacataaactcaccaaatacatagaattacataaactcactaaataaacttaaaaacaaaacacactacatagaattacataaactttaaaaaaatacaatttattcttcaaccacaagcctcATTCTAATTATCTTCGCCTTCATGCAATCCCcactggtgctcaatcaagtcattctgGCGGGTTACGTGCCAGTATGGCTCTTGCACATTAGTGTAACGTTGaacgatcaattcattgtaacgtccatcgcgTTCCAACGGCTCGTGTTGCACTGGATCTTCGGTCCCATCATGAGCACAAtagatacgtgttcttgagttgttcatcggatccggctcatattcatcgacgccatcataatcatactcatcttcaacaatcatgttgtggagaataatacatgtcatcatgatggatcgaagagcctcgacatcaaacattctagtTGCAGCCCTGAtaatcgcccaacgagcttgcaggataccaaaacaacgctcgacatccttcctacacccttcttgacattttgcaaagtgtttttccttttcagtctgtggatgtggcactgttttgacaaatgttgaccaccttgggtaaatgccatctGCAAGGTAGTATGATCCCTCGTATTGGGTACCATTAATGGTATATGTGCATCTCGGCGAGTTTCCTTGCAGCAGTTCgtcgaacactggggattgggcaaggacatttaagtcattctgagctcctggaacaccaaaaaaagcatgccaaatccatgtatcaaatgaagccaccgcttccaaaatgatgCTTTTGGCTCCTTTTCTGTTGCCATATGCTCCTTGccacgcacttggacagtttttccaagtccagtgcatgcagtccatgcttccaatcatgctagggaagcctcgcatctcacccttcctcagaagccttcgcatgtcccttggcgtgggtgtccggaggtactcattggtgtagagggcttcaattgcagagcaaaaacgcatcagggactccaaaacagttgtttttcccatcctcgcgatctcatccacttgatctgcagatgctccatatgcaagcattcgcaaggatgccgtaattttttgctcgggaatgagacctagaacatgaaaagcatcctctttttgcacaaagtatgaatcatggttgcaaatatcactcatgattttgttgaacaaatttcgttgcattctaaaacgccGTCTAAAAATATGATCAGGAAATATGctattgggaataaaataatcttccaatagatttttacctcgtttttccctttttctatcgaggtttgcaacacgtcttggtttggctatctgacccacggcttccatgacacggcgggaatgtgaggccttctgccttctatggtgatcatcctcatcctcctccatgaagaaagcctcatctccacctccacttccaccttcctcgagattggccaattctgcctgttgtgccaacaacctttgttgttgctcctgcaactgtttatacacccttcttgaagaagacattgtaataagaacttaagatttgaaaacgatgaacaaggattctgagctaaaaagaaggattgagcttggtgtgaggatggatgtagggatgtagggtttatatggacaaaaaaaaaaaaggatgaggttctggacaatgccacgtggtactacgtgattggttgaaaatcttatcgaaatcttagctaaattattgtaaaccggaagtgacacgtggcatgtcgggattggtcgaaaatattatcagaaatctatccacaaaatagtacgttcagataatgacacgtggcatgacgtgattggttgaaaatcttatcgaaatcttggctaaattattgtaaaacggaagtgacacgtggcgtgtcgagattggttgaaaatcttagcggaaatctattcacaaaatagtacgttcagataatgacatgtggcgtgacgagattggttaaaaatcctatccgaaattaaaactattttatttttttattcttttagacaaaatttaaaaatatcttaaatgggctgggtgccagcgcattttgtagggatggagatcgtttgtgccagcgTATTTTTTCActaggtgccagcgcatttttttaggggtggagatgcattggcCTATTAATGTTCATTGGAGTAtgttactgttcatttgagtggataaatgcgctgggtgctggcgcaaagtccttaggggtggaattgctcttagtATCTTTTATTGAAATTATTTATGTAATCGGTTATACTAcggtttttatttaaattgttttaatttgAAATTGTGTATGAATTGAAATTCAAGAACTAACACTAAAAGTCCTATTCTGCTAAACTCTATGATCTAAGAAATTTTCATCACTCACTGGTTGATATTAATCCAACGGTGAAAGGGAAAGTAGAAATTTTCGTTACTCACTGTTGATCTTAATCTAAcggcaaaaaaatatatataataataaactTATCGTTAAACTAAGGTCGAATAATGATTGACtcttattttctgggaattgttattagcactccaaaaatatcattctacactccaaactttctatattaggaaagaaaaatacacttgtgaggagtgttgAATGAAATTTTTAGAATGACAATAATACTTCCCTATTTTCTTAAACCATTAAGTTTGAGAGAATAAGATTGCTAATTAtgtcagaaaaataaaataaggtgGTGAAGTTAACACTTGGCCAATATACAATTCACGGTcgaataataaattaatttttaggaTTATGAGGTTACGAAATCACATGCATGAGGTTGCAGCTCATCTGCCTAATTATcatttttgacacaccccgaccctaaaatcaaggcgtgctggccgtcacgtgggtgtgacgtaaccaaaagtgcgacgcggaagcaaaaaggtaaaagaaatatgaaggaataaaaaccaactactagcattaatatccaactaacatgctagagtgagtttaagtttgaAACACACATAATCAAAGCATAAgcactaggtgcagtcaagtaggaccattactaatttacaacacccgaaggtgagtcctacatttaagtagtctgtcagaacgccgtggaaatcctcgtgagccaccaacactgctaactagaacctggaggggcgcaaaacaagattgagtgtgtcagtaaaa is a genomic window of Malus domestica chromosome 09, GDT2T_hap1 containing:
- the LOC103411637 gene encoding ATP-dependent 6-phosphofructokinase 6-like, producing MASSASISRPRFRCFDPSNSYPATPDHPRYFSSSPPTSSPSTPRVNGRSSGSMAISDNSELKIATGPGGYVLEDVPHLVDYIPDLPTYPNPLQDNPSYSVVKQYFVNADDTVAQKIVVHKDSPRGTHFRRSGPRQKVYFESNDVHACIVTCGGLCPGLNTVIREIVCGLYHMYGVRRILGIEGGYRGFYARNTIPLTPKVVNDIHKRGGTILGTSRGGHVTSKIVDSIQDRGINQVYVIGGDGTQKGASVIFEEIRRRGLKVVVAGIPKTIDNDIPVIDRSFGFDTAVEEAQRAINAAHVEAESVENGIGFVKLMGRYSGFIAMYATLGSRDVDCCLIPESPFYLEGPGGLYEYIERRLKEDGHLVIVMAEGAGQELLAESMNQQDASGNKLLQDVGLWLSQNIRDHFSKQRNMAINLKYIDPTYMIRAIPSNASDNVYCTLLAHSAIHGAMAGYTGFTVGPVNGRHAYIPFRRVTERQNKVVITDRMWARLLSSTNQPSFLDLKEVEAMKKEEKEEETKAQLIVGENHTEATSVSLPKE
- the LOC139187808 gene encoding uncharacterized protein translates to MRGFPSMIGSMDCMHWTWKNCPSAWQGAYGNRKGAKSIILEAVASFDTWIWHAFFGVPGAQNDLNVLAQSPVFDELLQGNSPRCTYTINGTQYEGSYYLADGIYPRWSTFVKTVPHPQTEKEKHFAKCQEGCRKDVERCFGILQARWAIIRAATRMFDVEALRSIMMTCIILHNMIVEDEYDYDGVDEYEPDPMNNSRTRIYCAHDGTEDPVQHEPLERDGRYNELIVQRYTNVQEPYWHVTRQNDLIEHQWGLHEGEDN